The genomic segment GACATCTTCCAGACCCGCTACGGCAGCCACGGCGATTATCCGATGATCGTGCTGGCGCCGGCGTCGGCGCGCGAGATCTACGACGAGACCATTCGCGCCTTCGATCTTGCCGAGCTGTGCCGCACGCCGGTGATCCTGCTGTACGACCAGGTGATCGCGCAGTCGTCGGAGACTGTGGCGCTCGGCGGCCGCACTTCGGTGCACGCGACGCGCAAATGGGCGAGTGGCCCGCGCGAAGCTTACAAGCCCTATGCGGCAGATGCCGATCTGGTGCCGCCGATGCCGCGTCCAGGTGACGGCTATCGCACCCACACCACCGGCCTGACCCATAGCGAGACCGGATTCCCGAGCCAGGATCCGGAGACGGTGATCCGCAATCTCGGCCGGCTCTATGCCAAGCTCGATCGTCATCGCGACTTGATCGATAGCTTTGAGGCCGTTCGCTGCGAAGACGCCGAGGTGGTGATCGTTGCGATCGGCATCAGCGCTCGCGCGGCCCGCCGTGCCGTCGATGCCTGCCGCGCCGAAGGCAAGAAGGTCGGGCTGTTCCGTCCGGTCACGCTGTGGCCGTTCCCGGAAGTTGCGCTGCGCGAGGCGACCAAGAACGCCAAGGCGATCCTGGTGCCCGAACTCAACATCGGCCAGCTGCGGCTGGAGATCGAGCGCCAGCTCCGCGACCGCCGCGTTGAAGGCCTGCATCTGATCAGCGGTGAACCGATCACGCCGGCGCAGATCGCAGCCGCCGCTACCAAGCTCGCTTCGGAGGTCTGAGATGTTCCGCGACGCGCCGCATTTCGACGTC from the Rhodopseudomonas palustris genome contains:
- a CDS encoding 2-oxoacid:acceptor oxidoreductase subunit alpha, translating into MNAPDRHVPKAAAAKLLSGNAACAQGAIDAGCKFFAGYPITPSSEIAERLSTMLPAAGGVFIQMEDEIAAMAAVVGASMGGVKSLTATSGPGFSLKQENIGYAAGAEIPCVIVNVMRGGPSTGMPTRPSQADIFQTRYGSHGDYPMIVLAPASAREIYDETIRAFDLAELCRTPVILLYDQVIAQSSETVALGGRTSVHATRKWASGPREAYKPYAADADLVPPMPRPGDGYRTHTTGLTHSETGFPSQDPETVIRNLGRLYAKLDRHRDLIDSFEAVRCEDAEVVIVAIGISARAARRAVDACRAEGKKVGLFRPVTLWPFPEVALREATKNAKAILVPELNIGQLRLEIERQLRDRRVEGLHLISGEPITPAQIAAAATKLASEV